The Desulfonatronovibrio magnus genomic interval CAGGCGCCCCCAATCAGAAGAATTGAATACCCCGGCAAACTTTTCTGCCAGTTTGCTAACATTGCCCAAGTGTTCCTCAAGGACCTGCCAATCCTCAGGCCCCTTGCCTTCAACAGTATGTGCATAAAACTTCATGCATCTCTCCAGACATAATATCAATCAAATAAAATCTATAAATATATCCTTATCCCAAACACAACATAAACAAAATCATCAATTTACTCAACCGGAAAAACCTGTTCTTCCCAGGGTAAGGCCCAGCAGGGTTTCCACTTGTCCTGCAGTGCGCATGATCTGATAGATATCTATATTATCAATGCTCTGGTTATTCCTTACATATCCCGCCAGATATGTGTGAGATTTAGGCTTAACCCCGCTTCTAAAGCAGACCAGGTAAGCCACGGATTCAGCCTCAAGCTCACGCTGAAGAAAGGCCACATTATGTCGATCAGGTGTTTTCAGGCAGATGTCCTTTCCAAGATGGCCAAGATAAAGATGGGCCAGTTCATGGACCAGAGTGTTGAATTTAACCGGGAGTGCATGGTTTTGGTTGATTTTAATTTCGTATTCAGGCTTATCCTCTTTCTTGACCGCCCGCTTAACAGCCCGAATCAATCCAGCCATATTTCCACCCTTATCAACCATTTTGCAGATTATGCCTTTAGATTTACATTTGTCAGTGTATACTCGAAACGTCTCAGAGCTCATATCCCCTTTGGCAACAAAGGAAAAAGCATCTTCAGGCAGTTCTTGACCTTCTGTATCCTGCACATCATACACAAGGGCCACAGGCCCAAAAGGCCAGAGGATAAGAAGTGGCCTAGCGTCTTCATTTGGGTAACGCTTGAACTTCTCCCACCAGTCATGCTTTGACGCGGCATAAGACAACCCCGGCTTCTGAAAATTAAGAAGCATGGCATTAAAGGGAGCGAAGTTTCGCAGCTGGACAACAAAGTCCAGAAGCTCTTTATAATCCTTGCTCCGGTAATATAACCTGGAATCCTGGAGCAGCTGATCCAGGAGGTTTCTGGTC includes:
- a CDS encoding HD domain-containing protein gives rise to the protein MKFYAHTVEGKGPEDWQVLEEHLGNVSKLAEKFAGVFNSSDWGRLAGLLHDVGKYRLECFKI